From one Streptomyces chromofuscus genomic stretch:
- a CDS encoding UDP-N-acetylmuramate dehydrogenase, translating to MQVLHDAPLAPLTTFRLGGPATRLVTATTDAEVVDAVREADATGTPLLVIGGGSNLVVGDKGFDGTALRIATRGVELTGTRLELAAGEVWTEAVARTVEAGLAGVECLAGIPGSAGATPIQNVGAYGQEVAATITEVIAYDRRAGETVTLTNAECGFSYRHSRFKADPERHVVLRVRFELEDAGGLSGPIRYAETARALGVEPGDRVPLGDARDTVLKLRAGKGMVLDPEDHDTWSAGSFFTNPILTDAQFAAFHARVRERLGEGAEPPAYQAGDGHTKTSAAWLIDKAGFGKGYGTGPARISTKHTLALTNRGGATTEDLLALAREVVAGVREAFGITLVNEPVTVGVSL from the coding sequence GTGCAGGTACTCCACGACGCTCCCCTCGCCCCGTTGACCACGTTCCGGCTGGGCGGTCCCGCGACCCGGCTGGTGACCGCGACGACCGACGCCGAGGTCGTCGACGCCGTACGGGAGGCCGATGCCACCGGCACGCCACTGCTGGTCATCGGCGGTGGTTCGAACCTGGTCGTCGGCGACAAGGGATTCGACGGGACCGCCCTGCGCATCGCCACCCGCGGCGTCGAGCTGACCGGTACGCGGCTGGAGCTGGCCGCCGGCGAAGTGTGGACGGAGGCCGTCGCGCGCACCGTGGAGGCCGGGCTCGCCGGCGTCGAGTGCCTGGCCGGCATCCCGGGTTCGGCGGGTGCGACGCCGATCCAGAACGTCGGGGCGTACGGCCAGGAGGTCGCCGCCACCATCACGGAGGTGATCGCCTACGACCGCAGGGCCGGCGAGACGGTCACCCTCACGAACGCCGAGTGCGGGTTCTCGTACCGCCACAGCCGCTTCAAGGCCGACCCCGAGCGCCATGTCGTCCTGCGGGTCCGCTTCGAGCTGGAGGACGCGGGCGGGCTGTCGGGGCCCATCCGGTACGCCGAGACGGCGCGCGCGCTGGGCGTGGAGCCCGGCGACCGGGTGCCGCTCGGCGACGCCCGCGACACCGTGCTGAAGCTGCGCGCCGGCAAGGGCATGGTGCTCGACCCCGAGGACCACGACACCTGGTCCGCCGGGTCCTTCTTCACCAACCCGATCCTGACCGACGCGCAGTTCGCCGCGTTCCACGCGCGTGTGCGGGAGCGGCTCGGCGAGGGCGCGGAGCCGCCGGCGTACCAGGCCGGGGACGGGCACACCAAGACCTCCGCCGCCTGGCTGATCGACAAGGCGGGCTTTGGCAAGGGGTACGGCACCGGGCCCGCCCGGATCTCCACCAAGCACACCCTCGCCCTCACCAACCGCGGCGGCGCGACCACGGAGGACCTGCTGGCGCTGGCTCGAGAGGTCGTCGCCGGAGTGCGTGAGGCCTTCGGGATCACCCTGGTCAACGAACCGGTGACGGTGGGCGTCAGCCTCTGA
- a CDS encoding NAD(P)H-binding protein: MRFVIAGGHGQIALRLERVLSARGYEVAGIIRSPEQGDDLRQVGAEPILLDLESASLEQVAAYLQGADAAVFAAGAGPGSGAARKETVDKAAAVLFADAAARAGVRRFLIVSSMGADPNHPGDDVFDVYLRAKGEADAHVSRQEALEWTILRPGALTNDAGTGLVRLEAHTGRGAIPRDDVAAVLAELLETPATAGLTLELIGGSTPVSVAVKSVAGN; encoded by the coding sequence ATGCGCTTTGTCATCGCTGGAGGCCATGGACAGATCGCGCTGCGGCTGGAGCGCGTGCTCTCCGCGCGCGGTTACGAGGTGGCGGGCATCATCCGCAGTCCCGAGCAGGGCGACGATCTGCGGCAGGTCGGCGCCGAGCCGATCCTGCTCGACCTGGAATCGGCCTCGCTCGAGCAGGTCGCGGCGTATCTGCAGGGCGCCGACGCGGCGGTGTTCGCGGCCGGTGCCGGCCCGGGCAGCGGGGCGGCGCGCAAGGAGACGGTGGACAAGGCCGCGGCGGTGCTGTTCGCGGACGCCGCGGCCCGGGCGGGCGTACGCCGCTTCCTGATCGTCTCCTCGATGGGCGCCGACCCGAACCACCCGGGCGACGACGTCTTCGACGTCTACCTGCGCGCCAAGGGCGAGGCCGACGCACACGTCAGCCGCCAGGAGGCACTGGAGTGGACGATCCTGCGCCCCGGCGCGCTGACGAACGACGCCGGCACCGGTCTCGTACGCCTGGAGGCGCACACAGGACGCGGCGCCATTCCTCGCGACGACGTGGCCGCCGTCCTGGCCGAACTGCTCGAGACCCCGGCCACGGCCGGCCTCACCCTGGAGCTGATCGGCGGGTCGACTCCGGTCTCGGTGGCCGTGAAGTCGGTGGCCGGAAACTGA
- a CDS encoding adenosine deaminase, which yields MERVRDVSDLPKAHLHLHFTGSMRPGTLLELADKYGVRLPEALADALVSGEPPRLRATDERGWFRFQRLYDAARSCLREPEDIRRLVREAAEEDVRDGSGWLEIQVDPTSYAPRLGGLISALEIILDAVETASRETGLGMRLLVAANRMKHPLDARTLARLAVRYADRGVVGFGLSNDERRGMARDFDRAFAIAREGGLLSAPHGGELTGPASVRDCLDDLHADRVGHGVRAAEDPRLLKRLADRGVTCEVCPASNVALGVYDKPEDVPLRTLFEAGVPLALGADDPLLFGSRLAAQYEIAREHHAFTDAELAEVARQSVRASAAPEETKAKLLAGVDRWLTADGHGPAAVRG from the coding sequence ATGGAACGTGTACGTGATGTCTCCGACCTCCCCAAGGCCCATCTGCACCTGCACTTCACCGGCTCGATGCGGCCGGGCACCCTGCTGGAACTGGCGGACAAGTACGGCGTACGGCTGCCCGAGGCGCTGGCGGACGCCCTGGTCAGCGGCGAGCCGCCGAGGCTGCGGGCGACGGACGAGCGGGGCTGGTTCCGCTTCCAGCGCCTGTACGACGCCGCGCGGTCGTGCCTGAGGGAGCCGGAGGACATCCGGCGGCTGGTGCGGGAGGCGGCCGAGGAGGATGTGAGAGACGGCTCGGGCTGGCTGGAGATCCAGGTCGACCCGACGTCGTACGCCCCGCGCCTGGGCGGTCTCATCTCGGCGCTGGAGATCATCCTGGACGCGGTGGAGACGGCGTCGCGGGAGACCGGGCTCGGGATGCGCCTGCTGGTCGCCGCGAACCGGATGAAGCACCCGTTGGACGCCCGCACGCTGGCCCGGCTGGCCGTCCGTTACGCCGACCGCGGCGTGGTCGGCTTCGGCCTGTCCAACGACGAGCGGCGCGGCATGGCCCGCGACTTCGACCGGGCCTTCGCCATCGCCCGCGAGGGCGGCCTGCTGTCCGCCCCGCACGGCGGTGAACTGACGGGCCCCGCCTCGGTCCGCGACTGCCTGGACGACCTGCACGCCGACCGGGTGGGCCACGGCGTGCGCGCGGCGGAGGACCCGCGCCTGCTGAAGCGCCTGGCCGACCGGGGCGTCACGTGCGAGGTGTGTCCGGCGTCGAACGTGGCCCTCGGGGTCTACGACAAGCCCGAGGACGTACCGCTGCGCACCCTTTTCGAGGCCGGTGTCCCGCTGGCCCTGGGCGCCGACGACCCGCTACTGTTCGGCTCCCGCCTGGCGGCGCAGTACGAGATCGCCCGCGAGCACCACGCCTTCACGGACGCGGAGCTGGCCGAGGTCGCCCGGCAGTCGGTACGGGCGTCGGCGGCCCCGGAGGAGACGAAGGCGAAGCTGCTGGCGGGCGTGGACCGCTGGCTGACCGCCGACGGGCACGGGCCCGCAGCCGTCAGAGGCTGA
- a CDS encoding amidohydrolase family protein, producing the protein MPDSRPQPPHSSSSPSGAGQGDGETLLLCGARLTDGRTVDVRLGGGRIEAVGTAGSLGGSHGAGGGGNGGGGGSSGGGRLDLGGYLLLPAPAEAHAHADTALSADGDGPVSYHPEDVQRRATEATLLQLGHGATALRAHVRVGDVPGLGALTAVLRARRSLRGLAELTTVAMPRLLTGVAGADGLAMLRDAVKMGASVVGGCPDLDPDPTGYVEAVLEVASEHGCPVDLHTDAIDPARLARLAAMAGGLRPGVTIGPCGGLGDLPADVASRTADQLAAAGVTVVCLPQGGCSGADRRGTAPVRLLRAAGVRLAAGSGALRDTSNPVGRGDPLEAAYLLTSHHGLRPEDAYDAVSTSARVALGLPEVRVEAGFPAELLAVRGDRLAGALSLAYSRIVVHRGRVVARTSAVREYCNSAASAELGLPRQGRGELS; encoded by the coding sequence ATGCCCGACAGCCGGCCGCAGCCGCCTCATTCGTCGTCCTCCCCGTCGGGAGCGGGACAAGGCGACGGGGAAACGCTGCTGCTGTGCGGCGCGCGACTGACCGACGGCCGGACCGTGGACGTCCGGCTGGGCGGCGGGCGCATCGAGGCGGTCGGCACGGCCGGCAGCCTGGGCGGGTCGCACGGCGCCGGGGGCGGCGGCAACGGTGGCGGAGGTGGCAGCAGTGGCGGCGGCCGGTTGGACCTCGGCGGCTACCTGCTCCTGCCGGCCCCCGCCGAGGCCCACGCCCACGCCGACACGGCCCTGTCCGCCGACGGCGACGGCCCGGTCTCGTACCACCCCGAGGACGTCCAGCGCCGGGCCACCGAGGCCACGCTGCTGCAACTGGGGCACGGGGCGACCGCACTGCGGGCACACGTGCGCGTGGGGGACGTTCCGGGACTGGGCGCGCTGACCGCCGTACTGCGGGCACGGCGGTCGTTGCGCGGGCTCGCGGAGCTGACGACGGTGGCGATGCCGCGGCTGCTGACCGGGGTGGCCGGGGCGGACGGGCTGGCCATGCTGCGGGACGCGGTCAAGATGGGCGCCTCCGTGGTGGGCGGCTGCCCGGATCTCGACCCCGACCCGACGGGCTACGTCGAGGCCGTCCTGGAGGTGGCCTCCGAGCACGGTTGCCCCGTGGACCTGCACACCGACGCCATCGACCCGGCCCGCCTCGCGCGCCTCGCCGCGATGGCCGGCGGGCTGCGCCCCGGCGTGACGATCGGCCCCTGCGGCGGCCTGGGCGACCTGCCCGCCGACGTGGCGTCCCGCACCGCGGACCAGTTGGCGGCGGCCGGGGTGACCGTCGTGTGCCTGCCCCAGGGCGGCTGCTCGGGCGCCGACCGGCGCGGGACGGCGCCCGTACGGCTGCTGCGCGCCGCCGGCGTACGCCTCGCGGCCGGCAGTGGCGCCCTGCGGGACACCTCGAACCCGGTGGGCCGCGGCGACCCCCTGGAGGCCGCCTACCTCCTGACCTCCCACCACGGCCTGCGCCCCGAGGACGCCTACGACGCCGTGAGCACGTCGGCGCGCGTCGCCCTGGGCCTCCCCGAGGTCCGCGTGGAGGCGGGGTTCCCGGCCGAGTTGCTCGCCGTCCGCGGTGACCGGCTGGCGGGTGCGCTGTCACTGGCGTACAGCCGGATCGTGGTGCACCGGGGGCGCGTGGTGGCACGGACCAGCGCGGTACGGGAGTACTGCAACTCGGCCGCGTCGGCGGAGCTGGGGTTGCCTCGGCAGGGGCGCGGGGAGTTGTCGTAG
- the rpmG gene encoding 50S ribosomal protein L33: MAATDVRPKITLACVECKERNYITKKNRRNNPDRLEMKKHCPRCNAHTAHRETR; the protein is encoded by the coding sequence GTGGCTGCCACCGACGTCCGCCCGAAGATCACGCTGGCCTGCGTGGAGTGCAAGGAGCGGAACTACATCACCAAGAAGAACCGGCGTAACAACCCGGACCGTCTTGAGATGAAGAAGCACTGCCCGCGTTGCAACGCGCACACCGCGCACCGCGAGACGCGCTGA
- the secE gene encoding preprotein translocase subunit SecE, with protein sequence MTDAVGSLDTPDAQDEAPESQKKTRKGGKRAKKGPLKRLALFYRQIVAELRKVVWPSRTQLTRYTTVVIIFVVVMIGLVTVIDYGLDHAAKYVFG encoded by the coding sequence ATGACGGACGCCGTGGGCTCCCTCGACACGCCTGATGCTCAGGATGAGGCACCGGAGTCCCAGAAGAAGACCCGCAAGGGCGGCAAGCGTGCCAAGAAGGGCCCGCTGAAGCGTCTTGCCCTCTTCTACCGGCAGATCGTCGCCGAGCTCCGCAAGGTCGTCTGGCCCTCGCGCACCCAGCTGACGCGATACACGACGGTCGTCATCATCTTCGTCGTCGTCATGATCGGACTGGTCACCGTGATTGACTATGGGCTCGACCACGCCGCCAAGTACGTCTTCGGCTGA
- a CDS encoding MaoC family dehydratase N-terminal domain-containing protein codes for MALDQSFVGRTYPPTDPYEVGREKIREFAEAVGDANPAYTDPEAAKALGHPDVIAPPTFVFAITFRAARQVIADPKLGLDYNRVVHGDQRFAYRRPVRAGDRLTVTSTIETIKSLAGNDILDVRGEVHDEAGELVVTAWTKLVARAAEEA; via the coding sequence ATGGCGCTCGACCAGTCCTTCGTGGGGCGGACCTACCCGCCCACCGACCCCTACGAGGTGGGCCGGGAGAAGATCCGTGAGTTCGCGGAGGCGGTGGGAGACGCCAATCCGGCCTACACGGACCCGGAGGCCGCCAAGGCCCTCGGCCACCCCGACGTGATCGCCCCGCCCACGTTCGTGTTCGCGATCACCTTCCGGGCGGCGCGGCAGGTCATCGCCGACCCGAAGCTCGGCCTGGACTACAACCGGGTCGTGCACGGCGACCAGAGGTTCGCCTACCGCCGCCCCGTGCGCGCCGGCGACCGGCTGACGGTCACCTCGACCATCGAGACGATCAAGTCGCTGGCCGGCAACGACATCCTGGACGTCCGCGGCGAGGTGCACGACGAGGCCGGAGAGCTCGTCGTCACCGCCTGGACCAAGCTGGTGGCCCGTGCGGCCGAGGAGGCGTGA
- a CDS encoding MaoC family dehydratase, with the protein MTDRIAYADVEVGTELPAQTFPVTRATLVQYAGASGDFNPIHWNEKFAKEVGLPDVIAHGMFTMAEAIRVVTDWTGDPGAVVEYGVRFTKPVVVPNDDQGATIEVSGKVAAKLDDNTVRVDLTATSAGQKVLGMSRAVVRLP; encoded by the coding sequence ATGACCGACCGGATCGCGTACGCCGACGTCGAGGTCGGCACCGAGCTTCCCGCGCAGACGTTCCCCGTGACCCGGGCCACCCTCGTCCAGTACGCGGGTGCCTCCGGGGACTTCAACCCGATCCACTGGAACGAGAAGTTCGCCAAGGAGGTGGGTCTGCCCGACGTCATCGCGCACGGCATGTTCACCATGGCCGAGGCGATCCGTGTCGTGACCGACTGGACCGGCGACCCGGGTGCGGTCGTCGAGTACGGCGTCCGCTTCACCAAGCCCGTCGTGGTCCCGAACGACGACCAGGGAGCCACGATCGAGGTCAGCGGCAAGGTGGCCGCCAAGCTCGACGACAACACGGTCCGCGTGGACCTGACGGCGACGAGCGCCGGACAGAAGGTGCTCGGAATGTCCCGGGCGGTCGTCCGACTGCCCTGA
- a CDS encoding pyridoxal phosphate-dependent aminotransferase yields the protein MSAAIPPTERRVSARIGAISESATLAVDAKAKALKAAGRPVIGFGAGEPDFPTPDYIVEAAIEACKNPKYHRYTPAGGLPELKAAIAAKTLRDSGYEVDASQILVTNGGKQAIYEAFAAILDPGDEVIVPAPYWTTYPESIRLAGGVPVEVVADETTGYRVSVEQLEAARTERTKVVLFVSPSNPTGAVYSEAETEAIGRWAVEHGLWVLTDEIYEHLVYGDASAVSLPAVLPELRDKCIVVNGVAKTYAMTGWRVGWIIGPKDVVKAATNLQSHATSNVSNVAQAAALAAVSGDLVAVEKMREAFDRRRRTIVRMLNEIDGVLCPEPEGAFYAYPSVKALVGKEIRGKRPQNTVELAALILEEAEVAVVPGEAFGTPGYLRLSYALGDEDLVEGVSRIQKLLAEARD from the coding sequence ATGAGCGCTGCAATTCCACCCACCGAGCGCCGGGTCTCGGCCCGCATCGGCGCGATCTCCGAGTCCGCCACCCTCGCCGTGGACGCCAAGGCCAAGGCCCTCAAGGCCGCCGGGCGTCCGGTGATCGGATTCGGCGCCGGCGAGCCCGACTTCCCGACCCCCGACTACATCGTCGAGGCCGCGATCGAGGCCTGCAAGAACCCCAAGTACCACCGCTACACGCCGGCCGGCGGCCTGCCCGAGCTGAAGGCCGCGATCGCCGCGAAGACGCTGCGCGACTCCGGTTACGAGGTCGACGCGTCGCAGATCCTGGTCACCAACGGCGGCAAGCAGGCCATCTACGAGGCGTTCGCCGCCATCCTCGACCCGGGCGACGAGGTCATCGTCCCGGCCCCCTACTGGACGACGTACCCCGAGTCGATCCGGCTGGCCGGCGGTGTCCCCGTCGAGGTCGTCGCCGACGAGACGACCGGTTACCGGGTGAGCGTGGAGCAGCTGGAGGCCGCCCGCACGGAGCGGACGAAGGTCGTCCTGTTCGTCTCCCCGTCCAACCCGACCGGCGCGGTCTACTCCGAGGCCGAGACCGAGGCCATCGGCCGCTGGGCCGTCGAGCACGGCCTGTGGGTGCTCACCGACGAGATCTACGAGCACCTGGTCTACGGCGACGCGTCGGCCGTGTCGTTGCCGGCCGTCCTGCCAGAGCTGCGCGACAAGTGCATCGTGGTCAACGGTGTCGCCAAGACGTACGCCATGACCGGCTGGCGCGTGGGCTGGATCATCGGCCCGAAGGACGTCGTGAAGGCCGCCACGAACCTGCAGTCGCACGCCACGTCGAACGTCTCGAACGTCGCCCAGGCTGCCGCGCTGGCCGCCGTCTCCGGCGACCTGGTCGCCGTCGAGAAGATGCGTGAGGCCTTCGACCGCCGCCGCCGCACGATCGTCCGGATGCTCAACGAGATCGACGGCGTGCTCTGCCCCGAGCCCGAGGGCGCCTTCTACGCCTACCCGTCGGTGAAGGCCCTGGTCGGCAAGGAGATCCGCGGCAAGCGGCCGCAGAACACGGTCGAGCTGGCCGCGCTGATCCTGGAGGAGGCCGAGGTCGCGGTCGTCCCGGGTGAGGCCTTCGGTACGCCGGGCTACCTGCGGCTGTCGTACGCCCTGGGCGACGAGGACCTCGTCGAGGGCGTGAGCCGCATCCAGAAGCTGCTGGCGGAGGCCAGGGACTGA